One window of Methanothermobacter tenebrarum genomic DNA carries:
- a CDS encoding geranylgeranyl reductase family protein, translated as MWDYDVLVLGAGPIGSTLARFLAEKGFKVGLVEKKRIVGLPLQCAGLVSWKIKKVNILPDEFIINRIKGAIIHSPSDYTLKVSKDKVEAYVIDRVSYDQYLAGEAVSHGVELLTGSKVTKVDHNQGKVTINGAGTLSAPIIVDAMGFKPGQRGFRAKQYLIEFQDTKMDPEFLDLKINSDISPGFLWRIPLSETRARIGFFSESEKSWDFLVKFIKSFSSQFRTLERYHGNIPAADPDRRLYKGRCIFIGDSAAQVKPTTGGGLILGFRAARIAAETIEEAISEGDHNILRKYHERYHEIHDREIKNQLRVQRTFKLLDNEELDNIILKMREKNLKDIIMAYGDMDDQTPLIQEFLKRGLFASLIPSFIWKKVTRIWK; from the coding sequence ATGTGGGATTATGATGTTCTTGTCCTGGGAGCTGGTCCAATCGGATCCACCCTCGCAAGATTCTTAGCAGAAAAGGGCTTTAAAGTTGGTTTGGTTGAAAAGAAGAGGATAGTGGGCTTACCACTTCAATGTGCCGGTTTAGTGTCATGGAAGATAAAAAAGGTTAACATACTCCCAGATGAGTTTATAATAAACAGGATAAAAGGCGCGATCATACACTCACCATCAGATTACACCCTAAAAGTCTCTAAGGATAAGGTGGAGGCCTATGTAATTGACAGGGTATCCTATGACCAGTACCTGGCAGGTGAGGCCGTCTCCCATGGAGTTGAACTTTTAACAGGCAGTAAAGTGACAAAGGTTGACCATAATCAGGGCAAGGTGACAATAAACGGGGCAGGCACCCTATCAGCTCCCATAATCGTTGATGCGATGGGCTTCAAACCCGGCCAGAGAGGGTTCCGGGCAAAACAATACCTTATAGAATTCCAGGATACTAAAATGGATCCTGAATTCCTTGATTTGAAAATCAACTCGGATATTAGCCCCGGCTTCCTCTGGAGGATACCCCTATCAGAGACAAGGGCTAGGATAGGCTTCTTCTCAGAATCTGAAAAATCTTGGGATTTCCTAGTCAAGTTCATAAAAAGTTTTTCATCCCAGTTCAGGACACTTGAAAGATACCATGGTAACATACCAGCAGCAGACCCTGATAGAAGATTATACAAGGGCAGGTGCATCTTCATAGGCGACTCAGCAGCCCAAGTAAAACCAACCACTGGAGGGGGTCTAATATTAGGCTTCAGAGCAGCTAGGATAGCGGCCGAGACCATAGAAGAGGCTATAAGTGAGGGGGATCATAATATACTCAGGAAATACCATGAAAGATACCATGAAATTCACGACAGGGAAATCAAAAATCAACTCAGAGTACAGAGAACCTTTAAACTCTTAGACAACGAGGAACTAGATAATATAATCCTAAAAATGAGGGAAAAAAACCTTAAGGATATCATAATGGCGTATGGTGACATGGATGATCAAACCCCACTAATACAGGAATTCTTAAAGAGGGGCCTTTTCGCATCATTGATACCATCCTTCATCTGGAAAAAGGTGACAAGAATATGGAAATAG
- a CDS encoding DUF356 domain-containing protein: MALILIRADNKKKLLNALADLERHANLKIRGKPRLVDNRIADKIVSSILGGEVKRKSSMAVAVNVEEDDTTSIMRIKDIHPPAHVIVVSGEYPENKLLGELIREAPIFRGYYSHKRGF; encoded by the coding sequence ATGGCTTTAATACTTATAAGGGCCGATAATAAGAAAAAATTGCTTAATGCATTAGCGGATCTTGAAAGGCACGCAAACTTGAAAATAAGAGGGAAACCGCGCCTGGTAGATAATAGAATTGCGGATAAAATAGTATCATCAATCCTCGGAGGGGAGGTGAAAAGGAAGTCTTCCATGGCCGTTGCAGTTAATGTTGAGGAGGATGATACCACCTCCATAATGAGGATAAAGGATATACACCCACCAGCCCATGTAATAGTTGTAAGCGGTGAATATCCGGAGAATAAGCTTCTAGGGGAGCTTATCAGAGAAGCCCCAATTTTTAGGGGATATTACTCCCACAAAAGAGGATTTTAA
- a CDS encoding UPF0280 family protein — protein sequence MKENIRIKETRIKLTTDIKDHGLPGFILKERLLLEDYIRRKPHFLTSLEPLPAQDGPTIVRMMLKAGLIGGVGPMAAVAGTISELSLHYLMDKGSRYTIIDNGGDIALINDRKVNIGLYAGDSPLSGEIGFQLKASRKPRGVCTSSGTVGHSISFGRADAVTVFASQASIADALATSIANAANGASDHEAVENALEKAEGFKDYFHGILVVVGENAGIIGRIPKLVKTDKKVTIGELWDV from the coding sequence ATGAAGGAAAATATAAGGATTAAGGAGACGAGGATAAAACTCACAACTGACATAAAAGACCACGGCCTCCCAGGTTTCATACTAAAGGAAAGACTACTACTGGAAGATTATATAAGACGCAAACCCCATTTTCTCACATCCCTCGAACCATTACCAGCCCAAGACGGGCCCACCATAGTTAGGATGATGTTGAAAGCGGGTCTAATCGGGGGTGTGGGGCCAATGGCAGCGGTCGCAGGGACCATCTCCGAATTATCCCTCCACTATCTTATGGATAAAGGTTCAAGGTATACTATAATTGATAATGGTGGGGATATAGCCCTTATAAATGATAGGAAGGTTAACATTGGATTATATGCTGGTGATTCACCCCTCTCTGGGGAGATAGGATTCCAGTTAAAGGCTAGTCGAAAACCTCGGGGAGTGTGCACCTCCTCTGGTACCGTTGGACATTCCATAAGTTTCGGCCGGGCCGATGCTGTGACAGTGTTCGCTTCACAGGCCAGTATAGCTGATGCGCTTGCAACATCAATCGCCAACGCAGCTAATGGTGCCAGTGACCATGAAGCGGTGGAGAACGCCCTGGAGAAAGCTGAAGGTTTCAAGGATTATTTCCATGGGATTCTAGTGGTTGTCGGGGAAAACGCTGGTATAATAGGGAGAATACCAAAGCTGGTGAAAACAGATAAGAAGGTGACAATAGGAGAGTTATGGGATGTTTAG
- a CDS encoding glycosyltransferase family 4 protein: MIPRLMEILITTIILSVIFTFFVRKTLKEAQITDKPIVTEHKHKTGTPTMGGLGMLLAIISITIPLKDNLNLVITTLIVVASALIGLLDDLLGLRTKEVQKIIKNISNRPVEIGRLILKPGEEARVATPKARADFRRLKGKGLISVVGEAPIKYEIRERDKIIVQCLPGALLVLSGAVTSLGGLQFGMFMIPVIVFGVIGAINAVNLIDGMDGMAAGIMAIASASCALFLYLSSKPMEAVPFIVLAGSSLGFLVFNRHPASIFMGDTGSFALGGGYAAAVILTDTVYFGVLALTVPIVSVIISLLHRAHIIRLPVEPLHHTLHYKGLSEKSIVLLYWLVTLIICAIGLYFRALFPTG; encoded by the coding sequence ATGATCCCAAGACTCATGGAAATCCTCATCACCACAATAATACTCTCAGTAATATTCACATTCTTTGTAAGGAAAACATTAAAGGAAGCCCAGATCACTGACAAGCCAATAGTCACAGAACATAAACATAAAACAGGAACCCCCACCATGGGCGGTTTAGGGATGCTACTGGCCATAATATCCATAACAATCCCACTGAAAGACAACCTAAACCTCGTCATAACAACACTCATAGTAGTGGCATCGGCCCTTATAGGTTTACTCGATGACCTACTCGGCCTAAGGACAAAGGAGGTTCAAAAGATCATAAAGAATATCTCCAATAGACCGGTTGAGATAGGCCGACTCATACTAAAACCTGGTGAAGAAGCCAGGGTTGCAACACCAAAGGCAAGGGCCGACTTTAGGAGACTCAAGGGAAAGGGTCTCATATCAGTGGTAGGGGAGGCTCCCATCAAATATGAGATCAGGGAACGGGACAAGATAATCGTACAGTGTCTGCCAGGGGCCTTGCTTGTGCTTTCAGGTGCTGTGACCAGCCTTGGGGGACTCCAGTTTGGGATGTTCATGATACCTGTCATAGTGTTCGGTGTGATAGGGGCTATAAACGCTGTTAATCTTATAGATGGGATGGATGGTATGGCTGCTGGTATAATGGCTATAGCATCCGCATCCTGCGCACTATTCTTATATTTAAGTTCCAAGCCGATGGAGGCTGTGCCATTCATTGTACTTGCAGGTTCAAGTTTAGGCTTTTTAGTATTCAACAGACACCCAGCATCCATATTTATGGGTGATACAGGATCATTCGCCCTCGGAGGCGGGTATGCGGCTGCAGTGATCCTAACAGACACAGTATACTTTGGTGTTTTGGCTTTAACGGTTCCTATTGTCTCTGTTATAATAAGTTTGCTTCATAGGGCCCATATAATAAGGCTCCCGGTGGAACCATTGCATCACACACTCCACTATAAGGGCTTGTCTGAGAAGAGCATAGTATTATTGTATTGGCTTGTAACATTGATTATATGTGCCATCGGCTTATATTTCAGGGCATTGTTCCCAACGGGTTAG
- a CDS encoding proteasome-activating nucleotidase, translated as MENNPLYLFKKIEELKKEIRSLKEENAKIKRKLTWKIKKLEKDKLLIENEKLRLDREVKSLRGEIERFRTPPLVIATVTEVLDDHRVAVKSSTGPHFVISYSRFIDKKLLEPGARVALNQQTFSIVDVLPSEKDPIVTGMEVEERPEVTYDQIGGLSEQIREVRETVELPLSKPELFEKIGIEPPKGVLLYGPPGTGKTLLAKAVAHETHATFIKIVASEFVRKYIGEGARIVRGVFELAKEKSPSIIFIDEIDAVAAKRLKSSTSGDREVQRTLMQLLAELDGFESRGDVGIVAATNRPDILDPALLRPGRFDRFIEVPLPNEEGRREILKIHTANMSLADDVDINLIARMTDGASGADLKAICTEAGMFAIREEREEVTMNDFLNAVDKITGIEKEEDFRREAGVMFG; from the coding sequence ATGGAAAATAATCCACTCTACCTTTTTAAAAAAATTGAAGAACTAAAAAAGGAGATAAGAAGCCTTAAAGAGGAAAATGCCAAGATAAAAAGAAAACTCACATGGAAGATCAAAAAACTCGAAAAGGATAAGCTCTTAATCGAAAATGAAAAACTAAGACTAGACAGGGAGGTTAAATCTCTCAGGGGAGAGATAGAAAGGTTCAGGACACCTCCACTAGTTATAGCCACGGTCACAGAGGTCCTGGACGATCATAGAGTGGCCGTGAAAAGCAGTACGGGTCCTCATTTCGTTATAAGCTATTCAAGGTTCATAGACAAGAAACTCTTAGAACCGGGGGCGAGGGTGGCCCTAAACCAACAAACATTCAGCATAGTTGACGTGCTACCATCCGAGAAAGATCCAATAGTCACAGGCATGGAAGTCGAGGAAAGGCCAGAAGTCACATATGACCAGATAGGGGGCCTATCAGAACAGATAAGAGAAGTCAGGGAGACAGTAGAATTACCGTTAAGTAAACCGGAACTTTTCGAAAAAATAGGTATAGAACCCCCAAAGGGTGTTCTACTCTATGGCCCCCCAGGCACTGGCAAGACTCTCCTTGCAAAGGCGGTTGCCCATGAAACACATGCAACATTCATAAAGATAGTTGCATCAGAATTTGTCAGGAAATACATCGGTGAAGGTGCGAGGATAGTCAGGGGAGTCTTCGAATTAGCCAAGGAAAAATCTCCAAGTATAATATTCATCGACGAGATTGATGCTGTGGCGGCGAAAAGACTTAAAAGTTCAACGAGTGGGGACAGGGAAGTTCAAAGAACCCTCATGCAACTGCTGGCAGAACTTGACGGTTTCGAATCAAGGGGTGACGTAGGTATAGTTGCTGCAACGAACAGACCCGACATCCTAGACCCTGCCCTCCTAAGGCCGGGTAGATTCGACAGGTTCATAGAGGTGCCATTACCAAACGAGGAGGGGCGCAGGGAAATCCTTAAGATTCACACTGCAAACATGTCACTTGCAGATGATGTTGACATAAACCTCATCGCGAGGATGACGGATGGGGCATCAGGCGCCGACCTAAAGGCAATATGCACAGAGGCTGGTATGTTCGCCATCAGAGAAGAGAGAGAAGAAGTTACAATGAATGACTTCTTAAATGCGGTGGACAAGATAACTGGAATTGAAAAGGAGGAAGACTTCAGAAGAGAAGCAGGGGTAATGTTCGGCTAA
- a CDS encoding PH domain-containing protein, with translation MKSGEKIIYSTHPRLFLYSGSIILNLMVVVILFYLLPFAMEAAARFEYSIASAVRLPLVQIVTWIFLILILILIVKSIIDLISWRFTKYILTDQRVVIEKGLLRRETSYIYYDKIVDVVFSQSLLERLVSAGDIQIFGGHEHTPIVLKNAPNPERIDQLINQLISGDYETMTRASRGYRPPGGASVFKRHSKKFKRLR, from the coding sequence ATGAAATCTGGTGAAAAGATCATCTATAGTACTCATCCTCGCCTATTCCTTTATTCAGGCTCCATAATCTTAAACCTTATGGTGGTTGTGATATTATTTTATCTTTTACCATTCGCTATGGAGGCTGCTGCAAGATTTGAATATTCTATAGCATCTGCTGTTAGGTTGCCACTTGTACAGATAGTAACATGGATATTCCTAATCCTCATATTAATATTGATTGTAAAGTCGATAATAGATCTCATATCCTGGAGATTTACGAAGTATATTTTAACTGACCAGCGAGTTGTCATAGAAAAGGGTTTGCTTCGGAGGGAAACTTCATACATATACTATGATAAGATAGTTGATGTGGTATTTTCCCAGAGCCTATTAGAACGTCTGGTATCGGCTGGGGATATTCAAATATTCGGAGGCCATGAACACACTCCCATAGTCTTGAAAAATGCGCCCAACCCGGAGAGGATAGATCAGCTGATAAATCAGTTAATTTCAGGAGACTATGAGACCATGACTAGGGCTTCGAGGGGGTATAGGCCCCCAGGTGGGGCTTCGGTGTTTAAAAGGCATTCAAAGAAATTCAAAAGATTAAGATAA
- a CDS encoding multiprotein bridging factor aMBF1, translating into MRCEICGKKIMGKPIRVKIEGSVMDVCADCSKFGKVQRQPEKPKRAPRRRTARPMEPVYEVLEDYNRIIREAREKRGWSRENLAKKMNEKVSVIHRIEAGRMEPDIKLAKKFEKTLNIRILEKFEEEETPGARAGSFRGATIGDIARIKKR; encoded by the coding sequence ATGAGATGCGAGATTTGCGGTAAGAAGATCATGGGCAAACCCATCAGGGTGAAAATCGAAGGTTCAGTAATGGATGTCTGCGCTGACTGTTCAAAGTTCGGTAAGGTGCAAAGGCAACCAGAAAAGCCTAAGAGGGCCCCTAGAAGGAGAACCGCCAGGCCCATGGAACCAGTATATGAGGTTCTGGAGGACTATAATAGGATCATAAGGGAAGCCAGGGAGAAGAGGGGCTGGTCAAGGGAGAATCTTGCCAAGAAGATGAATGAGAAGGTGTCTGTGATTCATCGGATAGAAGCAGGTAGGATGGAACCCGATATAAAACTTGCGAAAAAGTTTGAGAAAACCCTTAATATTAGGATACTGGAAAAATTCGAGGAGGAAGAGACTCCAGGAGCGAGGGCAGGATCCTTCAGGGGCGCTACCATCGGCGACATAGCCCGGATAAAGAAACGTTAA
- a CDS encoding Mur ligase family protein, which yields MVLSLKVIADKIQGELRGPDRRFDGIFTTLGHAREGDIVIRHWIDENGVRMGSEKGVCAIITADPRGDALKFAEDLGIPIILVDRIEFANAFALRWAIKKFAPGTRRIVVTGTNGKSTTTHMIYHILKSSGRETYTNTDSKSEFNTLIDPVVPAQIAGEARRRELEYLVIEVSEVQGWLGRVMEDHAYLMTRAIDPEVVVITNVALDHIGLVNSIEEACWEVSGAVRAMNRGIAVLNYEDERVRSMANLNKKVETFFYGEGTSVSYREDGIYIDDGLLLSRDDLPFQSRHFIQNTLAAIAACICLKLPIEDIRAGVSSYKPLERRFSIIHEDPLIIDDFAHNPDGIKATIESAATMNGRLWIVCAIRGSRGKEINTANAKALAKTIKDIDYKLIVTDSYDVVDDLNIVKDHERRAFLEILKEHGIRYTHYRKLEDALMEALNRASKDDIILLIGAQGMDPAATLLEKILKAGVTDQC from the coding sequence ATGGTGCTTTCCCTTAAGGTTATAGCAGATAAAATCCAAGGAGAACTTAGAGGCCCGGATAGGAGATTTGATGGTATCTTCACCACATTAGGCCATGCCAGGGAAGGTGACATTGTCATAAGACATTGGATCGATGAGAATGGTGTGAGAATGGGCTCAGAGAAGGGTGTTTGTGCTATTATAACTGCGGATCCTCGTGGAGATGCTCTTAAATTCGCCGAAGATTTGGGAATTCCCATAATCTTAGTTGATAGGATAGAATTTGCCAATGCATTCGCCCTTAGATGGGCTATTAAAAAATTCGCCCCTGGCACGCGGAGGATTGTGGTCACGGGAACTAATGGTAAATCAACAACTACACATATGATATACCACATACTAAAGAGTTCAGGAAGGGAAACCTACACTAATACTGATTCAAAATCGGAATTTAACACTCTTATAGACCCTGTTGTCCCAGCCCAGATAGCAGGAGAAGCCAGGAGAAGAGAACTTGAATATCTGGTAATAGAAGTTTCAGAAGTCCAAGGGTGGCTTGGTAGGGTAATGGAGGATCATGCATATCTTATGACACGTGCAATAGACCCTGAGGTTGTTGTGATTACAAATGTGGCCCTTGATCATATAGGATTGGTGAATTCTATAGAGGAAGCCTGCTGGGAAGTCTCCGGGGCTGTGAGGGCTATGAATAGGGGGATTGCAGTTCTAAATTATGAAGATGAGCGTGTGAGGTCGATGGCCAACTTGAATAAGAAAGTTGAAACTTTCTTTTATGGTGAGGGGACCTCAGTATCATATAGAGAAGATGGTATTTATATTGATGATGGACTATTACTCTCAAGGGATGATTTGCCATTCCAGAGCAGACATTTCATACAGAATACCCTCGCAGCCATAGCAGCATGCATATGCCTCAAATTACCAATAGAGGATATAAGAGCCGGGGTATCATCATATAAGCCCCTGGAGAGGAGGTTTTCGATTATCCATGAGGATCCTCTTATCATTGATGATTTCGCCCATAACCCTGATGGGATAAAGGCAACGATAGAAAGTGCAGCCACCATGAATGGGAGATTATGGATAGTATGTGCCATAAGAGGCTCCCGTGGAAAAGAGATCAACACCGCAAATGCAAAGGCCCTTGCAAAAACAATAAAAGATATAGACTATAAGCTTATAGTTACTGATAGTTATGATGTGGTGGACGATCTCAACATAGTAAAGGATCATGAAAGACGAGCATTCCTTGAGATCCTCAAGGAACACGGGATAAGATACACCCATTATAGGAAACTTGAGGACGCGCTTATGGAAGCACTGAACAGAGCTTCAAAGGATGATATAATACTACTTATAGGCGCCCAGGGCATGGACCCTGCAGCAACACTACTCGAAAAAATCCTAAAAGCGGGGGTGACAGATCAATGCTAA